A window of Euwallacea similis isolate ESF13 chromosome 10, ESF131.1, whole genome shotgun sequence contains these coding sequences:
- the tsr gene encoding cofilin/actin-depolymerizing factor homolog, giving the protein MASGVTVSDVCKTTYEEIKKDKKHRYVIFFIKDERQIDVEVIGARDEEYDQFLTNLQAGGAGECRYGLYDFEYTHQCQGTSEASKKQKLFLMSWCPDTAKVKKKMLYSSSFDALKKSLVGVQKYIQATDLSEASQEAVEEKLRATDRQ; this is encoded by the exons GCATCCGGTGTGACTGTGTCGGACGTCTGCAAAACCACGTATGAAGAAATCAAAAAGGACAAAAAACATCGCTATGTGATTTTCTTCATCAAAGACGAGAGGCAAATTGATGTAGAG GTAATCGGGGCGCGTGACGAGGAGTATGATCAGTTCCTCACCAACCTGCAGGCGGGGGGTGCGGGCGAGTGCCGTTACGGTCTTTATGACTTTGAATACACGCACCAGTGCCAGGGCACATCCGAGGCCAGCAAAAAACAGAAACTGTTCCTTATGTCCTGGTGCCCAGATACCGCTAAAGTCAAAAAGAAGATGTTGTATTCTAG CTCTTTCGACGCTCTGAAAAAATCCCTGGTAGGTGTACAAAAGTATATTCAAGCGACGGATTTGTCGGAGGCCAGTCAGGAGGCCGTAGAGGAGAAACTCAGGGCCACCGATCGTCAATAG